A region from the Lycium barbarum isolate Lr01 chromosome 8, ASM1917538v2, whole genome shotgun sequence genome encodes:
- the LOC132606334 gene encoding ALA-interacting subunit 5-like — protein MGEGTSSASKKSRKPDYSRFTQQELPACKPILTPQWVVTTFIFLGIVFIPIGLASLSASEKVVEIVDRYDDDCVPSNYTDKQLVYHDSISFIQNNKTNKTCIKTLTVPKKMKHPIYVYYQLDNFYQNHRRYVKSRNDEQLRDPNFKGDLKKTCAPEDMNGNQPVIPCGLIAWSLFNDTYRFSIKDKPLQINRKNISWPSDRKHKFGSKVYPKNFQKGSLIGGGTLNESIPMSEQEDLQIWMRTAALPQFRKLYGKLEFDLEANEKITVVIQNNYNTYTFEGKKSLVLSTTTWIGGKNNFLGIAYLTVGGICLFVAITFILMYVIKPRPFGDPAYLSWNLNPTGN, from the exons ATGGGTGAAGGAACCTCATCTGCTTCAAAGAAATCAAGAAAACCCGATT ATTCGAGGTTTACCCAGCAAGAGCTTCCTGCTTGCAAGCCAATTTTAACTCCACAATGG GTTGTCACGACATTTATCTTCCTTGGAATCGTCTTCATTCCCATAGGCCTTGCCTCATTGTCTGCATCAGAAAAA GTTGTGGAAATTGTAGATCGTTACGATGATGATTGCGTTCCTTCAAATTATACggataaacaacttgtatatcaTGATAGCATTTCATTTATCCaaaataataaaacaaacaaGACCTGTATCAAAACTTTGACA GTTCCTAAGAAAATGAAGCATCCGATCTATGTTTATTATCAGCTTGATAACTTCTACCAGAATCATCGCCG ATATGTAAAAAGCAGAAATGACGAGCAATTGCGCGACCCAAATTTTAAGGGTGATTTGAAAAAGACTTGTGCTCCTGAAGACATGAACGGAAATCAGCCCGTGATTCCCTGTGGCCTCATTGCTTGGAGTTTGTTTAATGATACGTATCGTTTTTCAATTAAGGACAAACCTTTACAAATCAATAGGAAGAACATTTCATGGCCAAGTGATAGAAAGCACAAATTTGGATCAAAAGTTTACCCTAAAAATTTTCAGAAAGGAAGTTTAATTGGGGGTGGAACTCTTAATGAGAGCATACCT ATGAGTGAGCAAGAGGATCTTCAAATTTGGATGCGAACTGCGGCATTACCACAATTCAGAAAGTTATACGGGAAGCTGGAGTTTGACCTTGAAGCTAATGAGAAGATAACTGTAGTAATACAAAATAATTATAACACATATACGTTTGAAGGTAAAAAGTCTCTGGTTCTTTCAACCACAACATGGATTGGCGGAAAGAATAACTTCCTAGGCATTGCATACCTGACCGTTGGTGGAATTTGCTTATTCGTGGCAATAACTTTCATACTTATGTATGTCATCAAACCAAG GCCATTTGGTGATCCAGCCTATTTGTCATGGAACTTGAATCCTACAGGGAACTGA